A window of Lytechinus pictus isolate F3 Inbred chromosome 7, Lp3.0, whole genome shotgun sequence contains these coding sequences:
- the LOC129265088 gene encoding large ribosomal subunit protein mL49-like yields the protein MQVRESRTLHTSMCRADRNYYYIPTYPKDDPVRDEPRTELIESKEDFKFVERLLPSMQIPAVPNHSQYPTPSGWSPPSGPASDVPYSVSRTRYHQIPVFTETKKTTQHWTLVKNIKGDIWFLAEALREHLEKQQGKDIPVTVNEVTMKIRYKGLYEDQVKQWLIEKGF from the exons ATGCAGGTTCGAGAGAGTAGAACTCTGCACACTTCTATGTGTCGAGCAGATAGGAATTATTACTACATACCTACCTATCCCAAAGATGATCCAGTGCGAGATGAACCAAGGACAGAGCTCATTGAATCAAAGGAAGATTTTAAATTTGTAGAAAGATTACTTCCTTCAATGCAGATCCCTGCTGTTCCCAATCATTCACAATATCCTACTCCTTCAGGCTGGTCACCACCATCAG GTCCAGCATCAGATGTACCATACAGTGTTAGCAGGACACGGTATCATCAGATACCTGTTTTCACAGAAACTAAGAAAACTACACAACACTGGACACTGGTCAAGAACATCAAGGGAGATATTTGG TTTTTGGCTGAAGCCCTTAGAGAGCACTTAGAGAAACAACAAGGAAAAGATATACCAGTAACAGTCAATGAAGTCACCATGAAAATTCGTTACAAAGGACTCTATGAAGACCAAGTCAAGCAATGGCTTATTGAGAAAGGATTCTAA